From a region of the Deinococcus aestuarii genome:
- the argJ gene encoding bifunctional glutamate N-acetyltransferase/amino-acid acetyltransferase ArgJ yields the protein MTDSGLEFPLGFQAAAMSAGIKPSGRADLSCVVSDEDCAWAFAGTRSTTAAACVGRNRELYREGRPVRALLVNAGNANAATGARGVRDNADLAEALGSVLNVDADAVLTASTGIIGHPLPMDRVLGGVEHLPEELAAGADPFAAAIMTTDTRPKLATVTLSTGARIVGTAKGSGMIHPDMATMFAFAFTDARVEEGVLREAFPAVVARTFNAVTVDGDTSTNDMAVVLANGRAGEVDAGEFLAALEGVMRELARMIAADGEGATKLLTVRVSGARTEAEALTAARTCCVSPLLKSAVHGNDPNWGRVIMAVGRSGAAVDIERMTVMVQGHAVFAGKPLPYDDAAVSASMRAEEVVFEVNLGAGQASGEAWGCDLSAEYVSINADYTT from the coding sequence ATGACGGATTCGGGGTTGGAGTTTCCCCTGGGCTTCCAGGCGGCGGCGATGAGCGCGGGCATCAAGCCCAGCGGCAGGGCGGACCTGAGTTGCGTGGTCAGCGATGAAGACTGTGCCTGGGCCTTTGCGGGCACCCGCAGCACCACGGCGGCGGCCTGCGTGGGGCGCAACCGCGAGCTGTACCGGGAGGGCAGGCCCGTGCGCGCCCTCCTCGTGAACGCCGGGAACGCCAACGCCGCGACCGGGGCGCGGGGCGTGCGCGACAACGCCGACCTGGCCGAGGCGCTCGGCAGCGTGCTGAACGTGGACGCCGACGCCGTGCTCACGGCCAGCACGGGCATCATCGGCCACCCCCTGCCGATGGACCGGGTGCTCGGCGGCGTGGAGCATCTGCCGGAGGAGCTGGCGGCGGGGGCGGACCCCTTCGCGGCGGCGATCATGACGACCGACACGCGGCCTAAGCTGGCGACGGTGACCCTGAGCACGGGTGCGCGCATCGTCGGCACTGCCAAGGGCAGCGGCATGATCCACCCCGACATGGCGACGATGTTCGCCTTCGCCTTCACGGACGCGCGGGTGGAGGAGGGTGTGCTGCGGGAGGCCTTCCCCGCCGTCGTGGCGCGCACCTTCAACGCGGTAACGGTGGACGGCGACACGAGCACGAACGACATGGCCGTGGTGCTGGCGAACGGGCGGGCGGGAGAGGTGGACGCAGGGGAATTCCTGGCCGCCCTCGAAGGCGTGATGCGGGAGCTGGCCCGGATGATCGCCGCCGACGGGGAGGGGGCGACGAAGCTCCTCACCGTCCGGGTGTCGGGCGCCCGCACGGAGGCCGAGGCGCTGACCGCCGCCCGCACCTGCTGCGTGAGCCCCCTGCTCAAGAGCGCCGTCCACGGCAACGATCCCAACTGGGGCCGGGTGATCATGGCGGTGGGCCGCAGCGGCGCGGCGGTGGACATCGAGCGCATGACGGTCATGGTGCAGGGCCACGCCGTCTTCGCGGGCAAGCCCCTGCCCTACGACGACGCGGCGGTCAGCGCGAGTATGCGGGCCGAGGAGGTCGTCTTCGAGGTGAATCTCGGCGCGGGGCAGGCGTCCGGCGAGGCGTGGGGCTGCGACCTGAGCGCCGAGTACGTGAGCATCAACGCGGACTACACGACCTGA